A window of the Bufo gargarizans isolate SCDJY-AF-19 chromosome 1, ASM1485885v1, whole genome shotgun sequence genome harbors these coding sequences:
- the LOC122928152 gene encoding uncharacterized protein LOC122928152, producing the protein MPPAPVGFGGQQLMSLVRSSVSPATWQTHGNSWVQWWGIVGERDVGARDDLRLEVTVEWLLYLRSLRVSAAVAQRRLSGIAFHFKLRGWSDVTKHFVIRQALKGWRKKYVSRESRRPVSFGLLGKLISLLPQVCSSPFEVALFSGSFSLAFFAALRVSELVAPSCRKPGGLSSDDVVLGNDSLRIRVRRSKTDQFGRGAWIPLHPVPGVSCPVHLISQYSSLRSAGCNFFAHADGSPLTKFQFVSVFKSCLALCGADPKEFGTHSFRIGAATEAARAGLPESEIMRIGRWKSACFARYIRPDLLL; encoded by the coding sequence GGCAGACTCACGGTAATTCATGGGTTCAATGGTGGGGGATTGTGGGTGAACGAGATGTTGGCGCTAGGGATGATCTGCGGCTGGAGGTGACTGTGGAGTGGCTGTTGTATTTGCGGTCCTTGCGGGTTTCTGCAGCGGTTGCGCAGCGCCGTCTATCGGGCATTGCGTTTCACTTTAAGCTGCGGGGATGGTCGGATGTTACCAAGCATTTCGTTATTCGGCAGGCTTTAAAGGGTTGGAGGAAGAAATATGTTTCCCGAGAGAGTCGACGGCCGGTCTCGTTTGGCTTACTCGGCAAGCTTATTTCCCTGCTTCCCCAGGTTTGCTCATCTCCCTTTGAGGTGGCCCTGTTTTCAGGCAGTTTTAGTTTGGCCTTTTTTGCGGCCCTTAGGGTCAGCGAGTTGGTTGCCCCTTCCTGTCGTAAACCGGGGGGGCTTTCTAGTGATGATGTTGTCCTGGGTAATGATTCGCTTAGGATCCGGGTCCGGCGTTCAAAGACGGACCAATTTGGGAGGGGCGCCTGGATTCCCCTCCACCCGGTTCCTGGTGTGTCATGCCCGGTTCATCTGATATCACAGTATAGTTCTTTGCGTTCTGCGGGTTGCAATTTCTTTGCGCATGCGGACGGCTCCCCCCTTACCAAATTTCAGTTTGTTTCGGTTTTCAAGTCTTGTTTGGCTTTATGTGGTGCCGATCCCAAGGAATTTGGGACTCATTCTTTTCGTATTGGGGCTGCTACTGAGGCTGCCAGGGCGGGTCTACCTGAATCGGAGATTATGAGGATAGGTAGATGGAAATCGGCCTGTTTTGCACGGTACATTAGACCGGACCTtttgttataa